One segment of Cardiocondyla obscurior isolate alpha-2009 linkage group LG13, Cobs3.1, whole genome shotgun sequence DNA contains the following:
- the Smc2 gene encoding structural maintenance of chromosomes protein 2 isoform X1 — protein MYIKSMVLEGFKSYGKRIEINGFDKEFNAITGFNGSGKSNILDAICFVLGITNLSQVRAGSLQDLVYKSGQAGIKKASVTITFDNRDRESSPMGYEQLDEIVISRQVVIGGKNKYMINGTNVPNKRVQDLFCSVQLNVNNPHFLIMQGRITKVLNMKPVEILSMLEEAAGTKMYEKKKQSALITIEKKDSKLKEINNILKEEIGPKLNKLKEERIRYVEFQGLERELDHSKQIFLAWKYVTAYNNSLKIEENVKSVQNKIDLKLKSITTGEENIKDIDAKYAELLKKVQAEKGNILESLEQELQEYEKKQCKLSAEAKSNKENIKTMKKTIEQIQINITDDKNALLSKEKELGKVGRLFQNLKKMSEKDTENLLEAQEKYQKVSAGLLENESGENATLEQQLINAKQNMAQAQTELKQCEMTLKHNNEQLNKKQKDVCDTKNDYEKYNTDLKKKEIELKNLETAMQKLNYKDGYSEDLKQQKKDLIAEIKPLREKLNQFEMKYPHTKFQYQNPEPNFNKKSVKGVVCKLINLKDKRAAYALEVAAGSKLYNVIVDTDTTSKKLLQHGQLQQRVTIIPLNRMSSRSMDQKTIGYAEDLGGKENVQPALSLIDFPSEITPALTWIFGQIFICKNVETAKKLAFHEQIKKKCVTLEGDLYDPSGSLTGGALPKSGSVLLKLEELKETQNQLNQKEQRLKDIENTLSNIVQIVEKYESLKQKYDLLTYEISMIRQKLQQTSYHKIKEEVDSLNAANENLKQRMTAARNLEKESVKRVKDIEIQLKDIVNIREKQLKNVENELNLLKKKAERSRKEWEEREQESETLELEIEELKKSIENGDIQLLEANTKNSKFEEEGKILQQELDEIKNKVTTLQNNVKKQKNIINQQNQEIQKLIANKEDIIKQNKELELDIKKLNHEINDIKQSAQECKRKVSELTKKYEWIEREKPYFGKKGGIYDFEVNKPEEMEQKIQYLEKQREKLYRNINTRAINLLDKEEEQYNDTLKKKRIVENDKRKILETIKHLDEKKKQTLLIAWKQVNKDFGSIFSTLLPGAETKLQPPEKETIMDGLEVKVGFSGVWKESLGELSGGQRSLVALSLVLAMLLYKPAPLYILDEVDAALDLSHTENIGTMLQRHFKHSQFIIVSLKNGMFNNANVLFTTKFVDGMSTINRVEKSKLR, from the exons ATGTACATCAAATCAATGGTGCTGGAAGGATTTAAATCCTATGGCAAACGAATCGAAATAAATGGCTTCGACAAAGAATTCAATGCTATCACGGGATTTAATGGAAGTGGAAAATCAAACATTTTGGACGCGATATGTTTTGTTTTGGGCATAACAAACCTCAGCCAG GTTCGGGCTGGTTCCTTGCAAGATTTGGTTTACAAATCTGGTCAAGCAGGGATAAAGAAGGCTAGTGTTACAATAACTTTTGATAATCGTGACAGAGAGTCATCTCCTATGGGTTATGAACAACTTGATGAAATTGTAATTTCGAGACAAGTAGTAATTGGTGGAAAAAATAAGTACATGATCAATGGAACAAATGTACCAAATAAACGTGTACAGGATTTATTCTGTTCTGTTCagttaaatgtaaataatccacactttttaattatgcaagGTAGAATAACAAAAGTGTTGAACATGAAGCCAGTAGAAATTTTATCTATGCTTGAAGAAGCAGCAGGGAcaaaaatgtatgaaaaaaagaaacaatcaGCCTTAATTACTATAGAAAAAAAGgatagtaaattaaaagaaataaacaat ATATTGAAAGAAGAGATAGGTCCAAAGTTGAATAAATTGAAAGAGGAGAGGATAAGATATGTGGAATTTCAAGGATTAGAAAGAGAACTTGATCAcagtaaacaaatttttcttgcaTGGAAATATGTTACAGCTTACAACAATAGTCTAAAGATAGAAGAAAATGTTAAGagtgtacaaaataaaatagatttgaAGCTAAAGTCTATAACTACAGGTGAGGAAAATATCAAAGATATTGATGCAAAGTATGCTGAACTATTGAAGAAAGTCCAAGCg GAAAAAGGTAACATATTGGAATCTTTGGAACAAGAGCTGCAAGAGTATGAGAAGAAACAATGTAAATTATCAGCTGAAGCAAAAAGTaataaggaaaatattaaaactatgaaaaaaacaatagaaCAAATTCAGATTAATATAACAGATGATAAAAATGCACTTCTCTCAAAGGAAAAAGAATTGGGAAAAGTTGGTAGACTATTtcagaatttgaaaaaaatgtctGAGAAAGATACTGAAAATCTTTTAGAGGCACAAGAGAAGTATCAGAAGGTCAGTGCGGGCCTCTTAGAGAACGAAAGCGGTGAAAATGCAACATTGGAACAACAATTGATAAATGCCAAGCAAAATATGGCACAAGCTCAAACTGAACTCAAGCAATGTGAAATGACGCTAAAGCACAATAATGAACAgttgaataaaaaacaaaaagacgTATGTGATACGAAAAATGATTACGAGAAATATAATACcgatttgaaaaagaaagaaatagaattgaaaaatttggAGACTgcaatgcaaaaattaaattataaggATGGTTATTCAGAGGATTTAAAACaacagaaaaaagatttaattgcaGAGATAAAACCATTGCGTGAAAAACTAAATCAGTTTGAAATGAAATATCCTCATACAAAATTTCAATACCAAAATCCTGAacctaattttaataaaaaatctgtaaaGGGTGTtgtatgcaaattaattaatttaaaagataaaagagcCGCTTACGCATTGGAAGTTGCCGCAGGCAGTAAG CTTTATAATGTGATTGTTGATACTGACACTACAAGTAAGAAACTTCTTCAACATGGGCAATTACAGCAACGAGTTACAATTATTCCACTTAATCGAATGTCTAGTAGAAGTATGGACCAGAAAACAATCGGATATGCAGAAGACTTAGGTGGAAAAGAAAACGTTCAACCTGCTTTATCTCTCATAGATTTTCCAAGTGAAATTACGCCGGCGCTAACGTGGATATTCggacaaatatttatatgcaaaaatGTAGAAACTGCCAAAAAATTAGCTTTTCATGaacaaattaagaaaaaatgcGTTACTTTAGAAGGCGATCTTTACGATCCAAGTGGTTCATTAACTGGTGGTGCTCTACCAAAATCTGGatcagttttattaaaattggaagaattaaaagaaactcaaaatcaattaaatcaGAAAGAACAACGCTTAAAAGACATAGAAAATACTTTGTCAAATATCGTACAAATCGTGGAAAAATATGAAtctttaaaacagaaatatgACTTATTGACTTATGAAATTAGTATGATACGACAGAAACTACAACAAACAagttatcataaaattaagGAAGAG GTGGATTCTCTAAATGCTGCTAATGAAAATCTTAAACAACGGATGACTGCAGCTAggaatttagaaaaagaaagcgtaAAACGTGTAAAAGACATAGAAATTCAATTGAAGGATATAGTGAATATTCgtgaaaaacaattaaaaaatgttgagaACGAATTAAATCTCTTGAAGAAAAAAGCTGAGCGAAGCCGCAAAGAGTgggaagaaagagaacaaGAATCGGAAACACTCGAATTGGAAATAGAGGaactaaaaaaaagtattgaaaatGGTGATATTCAATTACTTGAAGCAAATACGAAAAACAGCAAGTttgaagaagaaggaaaaattcTTCAACAAGAATtggatgaaataaaaaataaagttacaaCATTGCAAAATAACGTTAAGAAACAAAAGAACATTATTAATCAGCAAAATcaagaaatacaaaaattgataGCAAATAAGGaagatattattaaacaaaataaggAACTGGAATTGGACATTAAGAAATTGAATCATGAGATTAATGATATCAAACAGAGTGCACAGGAATGTAAAAGAAAGGTGTCAGaacttacaaaaaaatatgagtGGATTGAACGAGAGAAACCTTACTTTGGAAAGAAAg GTGGTATATATGATTTTGAAGTTAATAAACCAGAAGAAATGGAACAAAAAATACAGTATTTAGAAAAACAACGGGAAAAGTTATATCGTAATATAAATACGCGAGCAATCAATCTTCTtgataaagaagaagaacaaTATAATGACAcgctaaaaaagaaaagaattgtCGAAAatgacaaaagaaaaattcttgaGACGATTAAGCATTtggatgaaaagaaaaaacaaacgtTACTAATAGCTTGGAAACAG GTGAACAAGGACTTTGGCTCTATATTTAGTACTTTATTACCGGGAGCCGAAACCAAGCTGCAACCACCAGAGAAAGAAACGATAATGGATGGGCTGGAAGTAAAAGTTGGATTTTCGGGAGTTTGGAAAGAATCGTTAGGAGAATTGTCTGGTGGTCAAAGATCGCTAGTTGCTTTGTCATTAGTTTTGGCGATGCTTCTTTATAAACCAGCACCGCTTTATATTTTGGATGAAGTAGATGCTGCTTTGGATCTTTCGCATACAGAAAATATAGGTACGATGTTACAAAGACATTTTAAACATTCACAATTCATTAttgtatctttaaaaaatggtatgTTCAACAATGCCAATGTTTTATTTACGACTAAATTCGTTGATGGTATGTCAACAATAAATAGAGttgaaaaaagtaaattacgttaa
- the LOC139107596 gene encoding uncharacterized protein, translating to MTETDQCKLNQSYRFKWNNYQNHLSDVVRQLLEEDCMVDVTLSAAGQHIRAHRIVLCACSILFQEVLSQVTEDYPTIILSDISPQDIKSIIEFIYHGEIRVPVENISSLLEAARSLKINGLIDIDGVGQNKIIKNTKDSMEETETEIAKIDNTIGPLDNDLHESNDVVSCIENKKKKRRRESVKKEYSDDMLASAINDLKLGQTLIEAATKHNIPRSTLYMRARALGIHLNASRNGYPAECMNAAINAVISGSSLQHASEIFRIPKTVLWRRIQKEGYQTLRPEVKRSYALDTREAAVKALERGENLTKVALEFNIPKTTLFREKARLVNQGKLPLSFWKKRKTENEELKKSRLEEAVAACKGGRMSQAAASMTYHIPKTTIWRRLQQDGKKTERSNVKKQQRLIDTPILQDTQMKMQQETSNFNYCEVSSEIPITYIDENSIPEDSVIILTTEEMDELNLEGGRQIIVNSESGQEFIPCTISIEDNSNYSAAES from the exons ATGACCGAAACCGACCAATGCAAACTCAATCAAAGTTATCGCTTTAAATGGAACAATTATCAAAATCATCTGTCCGATGTCGTGCGGCAGCTCCTGGAAGAGGATTGCATGGTGGATGTCACTCTATCTGCAGCTGGTCAACATATTCGTGCACATCGCATTGTATTATGCGCGTGTAGCATTTTGTTTCAG gAAGTACTCAGTCAGGTGACAGAAGATTATCCAACCATTATTTTAAGCGACATTTCGCCACAggatataaaatcaattattgaatttatatatcatGGTGAGATTCGTGTTCCCGTCGAAAATATTAGTAGCTTACTTGAGGCTGCAcgatcattaaaaataaacggtcTTATCGAC ataGATGGAGTtggacaaaataaaattattaaaaatacgaagGATTCTATGGAAGAGACTGAAACAGAGATAGCTAAAATTGATAACACAATTGGTCCTTTGGATAATGATTTGCATGAATCGAACGATGTTGTAAGttgtattgaaaataaaaagaagaaacgccGCCGCGAAAGTGTAAAAAAGGAATACAGTGACGATATGTTGGCATCTGCAATTAATGACTTGAAATTAGGACAAACTTTAATAGAAGCTGCAACTAAGCATAATATACCACGTTCAACGTTGTACATGAGGGCAAGAGCATTAGGCATACATTTAAATGCATCGAGAAATGGATATCCTGCCGAGTGCATGAATGCAGCTATAAATGCCGTCATTA GTGGTTCAAGTTTGCAGCATGCGTCagaaatatttagaatacCTAAAACTGTATTATGGAGGCGTATACAAAAAGAGGGCTATCAGACTTTACGCCCTGAAGTGAAGAGATCATATGCTTTAGATACGAGAGAGGCCGCCGTTAAAGCTTtagaaagaggagaaaatttaacgaaagtTGCTCTggaatttaat ATACCAAAGACAACATTATTTAGAGAAAAAGCGCGACTAGTTAATCAAGGTAAATTGCCATTGTCTTTTTGGAAAAAACGCAAAACGGAGAATGAAGAGTTGAAAAAGTCGCGATTAGAAGAGGCTGTGGCTGCGTGCAAGGGCGGGAGAATGTCTCAAGCCGCAGCATCGATGACTTATCACATTCCAAAAACCACTATATGGCGAAGACTTCAacaagatggaaaaaaaacagaaagatcGAACGTGAAAAAACAACAACGGTTGATTGATACACCAATACTGCAAGACACTCAAATGAAAATGCAACAAGAAACATCTAACTTTAATTATTGCGAG GTTTCATCGGAAATACCTATTACTTATATAGATGAAAATAGTATACCCGAGGATTCTGTCATCATTTTAACAACGGAAGAAATGGATGAACTGAATTTAGAGGGAGGCAGacaaattattgtaaattcg GAATCTGGTCAAGAATTTATTCCTTGCACAATAAGTATCGAAGATAATTCAAATTATTCGGCTGCCGAAAGTTAG
- the LOC139107597 gene encoding FAD synthase, which produces MMNLHQSLIQLSKRYVHSIMHPTAGIIVIGDEILKAQVRDTNSYYISNLLYKCGIQVKKISVISDDVEEISKEIQDASKKYTYVITSGGIGPTHDDLTYEGLAKAFNDELHYHPKLVDIIKNHFEISDDSSPVYKMAQIPQKASLKFGLNTYPYITLENVHVFPGSPAFLKKSFQSLYEDLLKTNKKFVKEEVFIDAREDLFANSLSTVAKEFPNVSFGSYPVNNCRYFKAFVTVESDNNDDVKKAKQRFYELNPTNIFVNFDRTPQIDCIKKYNNFLQNCSNPSIYEQSLEKLRELYQNPERVSICIDGTIESSIVIHLAHICKTQLHFDDKLQVRFFKTKELPIEMEEFTKEMIDKYNLTMHTVETVTENKTDKKTTRSDLRSILLIGKVQGNGENKIDTNYNDMDNINQLIIDNPLDNWTKKDIWVFTSSLCIPYNFAA; this is translated from the exons atgatgAATTTACATCAAAGTCTTATACAATTATCAAAACGTTACGTACATAGCATAATGCATCCTACAGCAGGAATAATTG TTATTGGAGATGAAATATTGAAAGCTCAAGTAAGAGATACAAATTCCTATTACATAAGTAATTTACTATACAAATGTGGTATTCAAGTTAAAAAA atttCTGTCATAAGTGATGATGTTGAAGAAATCTCAAAAGAAATTCAAGATGCTTCCAAGAAATACACATATGTTATAACATCAGGTGGAATTGGACCAACACATGATGATCTTACATATGaag GTCTTGCCAAAGCTTTCAATGATGAGTTACATTATCATCCTAAATTGGtggatataataaaaaatcactTTGAAATCAGTGATGATTCATCCCCTGTTTATAAAATGGCTCAGATTCCTCAGAAAGCATCTTTAAAATTTGGCTTAAATACTTATCCATACATTACATTAGAAAATGTACATGTATTTCCTGGTTCACCTgcatttcttaaaaaatccTTCCAAAGCTTGTATGAG gacttactaaaaacaaataagaaaTTCGTAAAAGAAGAAGTGTTCATTGATGCTAGAGaagatttatttgcaaattcaTTATCAACTGTAGCAAAAGAATTTCCTAATGTTTCTTTTGGCTCTTATCCAGTAAATAATTGCAG atattttaaagcaTTTGTAACTGTAGAAAGTGATAACAATGATGATGTTAAAAAAGCGAAGCAACGATTTTATGAACTTAATCCGAcaaatattttcgtaaattttgaTCGAACGCCACAAATagattgtattaaaaaatacaataattttctcCAAAATTGCTCAAATCCATCAATTTATGAACAGTCTCTCGAAAAACTTAG aGAACTTTATCAGAATCCAGAACGTGTTTCAATATGTATCGATGGTACAATAGAATCTAGCATTGTTATTCATCTTGCTCATATATGTAAAACTCAATTACATTTTGACGATAAATTGCAAGTGCGATTCTTTAAAACCAAAGAGCTACCAATTGAAATGGAAGAGTTTACTAAGGAAATGATTgacaa atataatttaacaatgcATACGGTTGAAACTGTAACTGAAAAcaaaacagataaaaaaacCACTCGATCGGATTTGCGATCGATATTGCTAATTGGAAAAGTTCAAGGAaatggagaaaataaaattgatactaATTACAACGATATGGATAACATAAAccaattaattatcgataatcCCTTAGACAACTGGACAAAAAAAGACATATGGGTGTTTACTTCATCACTATGTATACCGTATAACTTCGCAGCTTAA
- the LOC139107599 gene encoding leucine-rich repeat flightless-interacting protein 2 isoform X1, with translation MESTIAGRRRTATRHSAEDQALDQIAKEAEARLAARRQARAEAREIRMRELERQQKEAEENADRVYDMCAADVNRTMRVTPDPVRTSRLLTNSNNFQSSRRSSEDSLEDAGLNRDIRLELKEFEEKFRKAMIANAQLDNEKSSYSYQVDLLKDKLEELEETTAQLRRELREKNRDVEQLKRVSQRLKEDLDICKAQLLERDTLIQENGLVIIDNNESEEEDNENIENGLYHRKRVLVSTEAAELLETAGKGSLDIRLRKFASEKKELQDEIRHLRLELEETRNRVRFEKSSGSVLGCLSDNDDIQREANKLLADYKFKLQKAEQDMSTLQATVARLESQVIRYKSAAEASEKAEDELKVEKRKLQREVRETQSRVEELETANSHLQRRLDKLKNAKSALLKEL, from the exons atggAATCTACTATAGCTGGAAGAAGACGAACGGCTACACGGCATTCTGCAGAAGATCAAGCACTAGATCAAATTGCTAAGGAg GCTGAAGCAAGATTAGCTGCTAGGAGACAAGCAAGAGCAGAAGCAAGAGAAATACGAATGCGTGAATTAGAAAGACAGCAGAAGGAAGCAGAGGAGAATGCCGATAGGGTTTACGACATGTGTGCAG CTGATGTAAACAGAACAATGAGAGTAACTCCAGATCCAGTACGTACATCGCGACTTCTTACAAATTCCAACAACTTCCAGTCGAGTCGTAGATCGTCGGAAGATTCGTTGGAAGATGCAGGATTAAACCGAGATATTAGG tTGGAATTGAAagaatttgaagaaaaattcAGAAAGGCAATGATAGCTAATGCTCAGCTAGACAATGAAAAGTCATCATATTCTTATCAAgttgatttattaaaagataagtTGGAAGAATTAGAAGAAACAACTGCGCAATTACGTAGAgaattgagagagaaaaatcgaGATGTTGAGCAATTAAAACGGGTCAGTCAAAGACTGAAAGAAGATTTAGATATTTGCAAAGCACAGTTACTAGAAAGAGACACACTTATACaa gAAAACGGTTTAGTCATTATTGACAATAATGAAAGTGAAGAAGAGgataacgaaaatattgagaaTGGATTATATCATAGAAAAAGGGTACTAGTCAGTACAGAAGCTGCAGAATTATTAGAAACAGCTGGTAAAGGTTCACtag ATATTCGACTGAGAAAGTTTGCTTCTGAGAAAAAGGAATTGCAAGATGAAATTCGTCATTTAAGATTGGAATTAGAAGAGACCAGAAATCGCGTAAGATTCGAAAAATCATCTGGCTCAGTATTAG GTTGTTTATCGGATAATGACGATATTCAACGtgaagcaaataaattattggctgattataaatttaaactgcAAAAAGCGGAACAAGATATGTCAACACTACAAGCAACAGTGGCTAGATTAGAAAGTCAAGTAATTCGATATAAATCAGCTGCGGAAGCATCTGAAAAAGCAGAAGATGAATTGAAAGTAGAAAAGAGAAAGCTGCAAAGAGAa gTTAGAGAAACGCAAAGTCGTGTAGAGGAATTGGAGACGGCAAATTCTCATCTACAAAGGAGATTGGATAAACTTAAAAACGCTAAATCGGCTCTTTTAAAAGAGCtttga
- the LOC139107599 gene encoding leucine-rich repeat flightless-interacting protein 2 isoform X2 — MESTIAGRRRTATRHSAEDQALDQIAKEAEARLAARRQARAEAREIRMRELERQQKEAEENADRVYDMCAADVNRTMRVTPDPVRTSRLLTNSNNFQSSRRSSEDSLEDAGLNRDIRLELKEFEEKFRKAMIANAQLDNEKSSYSYQVDLLKDKLEELEETTAQLRRELREKNRDVEQLKRVSQRLKEDLDICKAQLLERDTLIQENGLVIIDNNESEEEDNENIENGLYHRKRVLVSTEAAELLETADIRLRKFASEKKELQDEIRHLRLELEETRNRVRFEKSSGSVLGCLSDNDDIQREANKLLADYKFKLQKAEQDMSTLQATVARLESQVIRYKSAAEASEKAEDELKVEKRKLQREVRETQSRVEELETANSHLQRRLDKLKNAKSALLKEL; from the exons atggAATCTACTATAGCTGGAAGAAGACGAACGGCTACACGGCATTCTGCAGAAGATCAAGCACTAGATCAAATTGCTAAGGAg GCTGAAGCAAGATTAGCTGCTAGGAGACAAGCAAGAGCAGAAGCAAGAGAAATACGAATGCGTGAATTAGAAAGACAGCAGAAGGAAGCAGAGGAGAATGCCGATAGGGTTTACGACATGTGTGCAG CTGATGTAAACAGAACAATGAGAGTAACTCCAGATCCAGTACGTACATCGCGACTTCTTACAAATTCCAACAACTTCCAGTCGAGTCGTAGATCGTCGGAAGATTCGTTGGAAGATGCAGGATTAAACCGAGATATTAGG tTGGAATTGAAagaatttgaagaaaaattcAGAAAGGCAATGATAGCTAATGCTCAGCTAGACAATGAAAAGTCATCATATTCTTATCAAgttgatttattaaaagataagtTGGAAGAATTAGAAGAAACAACTGCGCAATTACGTAGAgaattgagagagaaaaatcgaGATGTTGAGCAATTAAAACGGGTCAGTCAAAGACTGAAAGAAGATTTAGATATTTGCAAAGCACAGTTACTAGAAAGAGACACACTTATACaa gAAAACGGTTTAGTCATTATTGACAATAATGAAAGTGAAGAAGAGgataacgaaaatattgagaaTGGATTATATCATAGAAAAAGGGTACTAGTCAGTACAGAAGCTGCAGAATTATTAGAAACAGCTG ATATTCGACTGAGAAAGTTTGCTTCTGAGAAAAAGGAATTGCAAGATGAAATTCGTCATTTAAGATTGGAATTAGAAGAGACCAGAAATCGCGTAAGATTCGAAAAATCATCTGGCTCAGTATTAG GTTGTTTATCGGATAATGACGATATTCAACGtgaagcaaataaattattggctgattataaatttaaactgcAAAAAGCGGAACAAGATATGTCAACACTACAAGCAACAGTGGCTAGATTAGAAAGTCAAGTAATTCGATATAAATCAGCTGCGGAAGCATCTGAAAAAGCAGAAGATGAATTGAAAGTAGAAAAGAGAAAGCTGCAAAGAGAa gTTAGAGAAACGCAAAGTCGTGTAGAGGAATTGGAGACGGCAAATTCTCATCTACAAAGGAGATTGGATAAACTTAAAAACGCTAAATCGGCTCTTTTAAAAGAGCtttga
- the LOC139107599 gene encoding leucine-rich repeat flightless-interacting protein 2 isoform X3 codes for MRELERQQKEAEENADRVYDMCAADVNRTMRVTPDPVRTSRLLTNSNNFQSSRRSSEDSLEDAGLNRDIRLELKEFEEKFRKAMIANAQLDNEKSSYSYQVDLLKDKLEELEETTAQLRRELREKNRDVEQLKRVSQRLKEDLDICKAQLLERDTLIQENGLVIIDNNESEEEDNENIENGLYHRKRVLVSTEAAELLETAGKGSLDIRLRKFASEKKELQDEIRHLRLELEETRNRVRFEKSSGSVLGCLSDNDDIQREANKLLADYKFKLQKAEQDMSTLQATVARLESQVIRYKSAAEASEKAEDELKVEKRKLQREVRETQSRVEELETANSHLQRRLDKLKNAKSALLKEL; via the exons ATGCGTGAATTAGAAAGACAGCAGAAGGAAGCAGAGGAGAATGCCGATAGGGTTTACGACATGTGTGCAG CTGATGTAAACAGAACAATGAGAGTAACTCCAGATCCAGTACGTACATCGCGACTTCTTACAAATTCCAACAACTTCCAGTCGAGTCGTAGATCGTCGGAAGATTCGTTGGAAGATGCAGGATTAAACCGAGATATTAGG tTGGAATTGAAagaatttgaagaaaaattcAGAAAGGCAATGATAGCTAATGCTCAGCTAGACAATGAAAAGTCATCATATTCTTATCAAgttgatttattaaaagataagtTGGAAGAATTAGAAGAAACAACTGCGCAATTACGTAGAgaattgagagagaaaaatcgaGATGTTGAGCAATTAAAACGGGTCAGTCAAAGACTGAAAGAAGATTTAGATATTTGCAAAGCACAGTTACTAGAAAGAGACACACTTATACaa gAAAACGGTTTAGTCATTATTGACAATAATGAAAGTGAAGAAGAGgataacgaaaatattgagaaTGGATTATATCATAGAAAAAGGGTACTAGTCAGTACAGAAGCTGCAGAATTATTAGAAACAGCTGGTAAAGGTTCACtag ATATTCGACTGAGAAAGTTTGCTTCTGAGAAAAAGGAATTGCAAGATGAAATTCGTCATTTAAGATTGGAATTAGAAGAGACCAGAAATCGCGTAAGATTCGAAAAATCATCTGGCTCAGTATTAG GTTGTTTATCGGATAATGACGATATTCAACGtgaagcaaataaattattggctgattataaatttaaactgcAAAAAGCGGAACAAGATATGTCAACACTACAAGCAACAGTGGCTAGATTAGAAAGTCAAGTAATTCGATATAAATCAGCTGCGGAAGCATCTGAAAAAGCAGAAGATGAATTGAAAGTAGAAAAGAGAAAGCTGCAAAGAGAa gTTAGAGAAACGCAAAGTCGTGTAGAGGAATTGGAGACGGCAAATTCTCATCTACAAAGGAGATTGGATAAACTTAAAAACGCTAAATCGGCTCTTTTAAAAGAGCtttga